From Sporosarcina sp. Te-1, the proteins below share one genomic window:
- a CDS encoding DUF4097 family beta strand repeat-containing protein, translated as MLKKLVIVVLLLGIGIGLFVFFKQPNKTMTIGTYEAVPAIEADLQMMTIEMSSSPDDKIHVRLEGKKGSEEKISIDHDATKLVIKEQNENVKWNNFIQVGSQPKIIIQTPKSLANTITISNRDGDTNLKGLAAETIEVKSTTGRVTLQDMTVSKSELQSTDGSITIHKSAIENGNIASTTGNVTVRESTGAALAIQSTDGQIKMMEATEQSDVRLKSKTGDIQVSYKTAPSSLQLSTSGEIVKIDLSNFDQQTRQIGDGANQLSIETKDGVINVK; from the coding sequence ATGCTGAAAAAATTAGTTATTGTCGTCTTGCTCTTGGGCATCGGCATAGGATTATTTGTTTTCTTTAAACAACCGAACAAAACAATGACCATCGGGACATACGAAGCTGTCCCTGCGATTGAAGCGGATCTGCAAATGATGACTATTGAAATGTCGAGTTCGCCAGACGATAAAATCCATGTACGATTGGAAGGGAAAAAGGGAAGTGAAGAGAAGATCTCCATTGACCATGACGCGACAAAACTCGTAATAAAAGAGCAAAATGAGAATGTGAAGTGGAACAATTTTATCCAAGTTGGTTCTCAGCCAAAGATCATCATTCAGACACCAAAGTCTCTTGCTAATACAATTACGATTTCCAACAGGGATGGAGATACCAATTTGAAAGGCTTGGCCGCAGAAACAATCGAAGTAAAATCAACGACAGGTAGAGTGACCCTTCAGGATATGACCGTGTCTAAATCTGAATTGCAGTCGACGGATGGAAGTATCACAATCCACAAAAGCGCAATTGAAAATGGGAACATTGCTTCAACCACAGGCAATGTGACGGTGCGAGAGAGCACGGGCGCTGCGCTTGCCATACAGTCTACTGACGGGCAAATTAAAATGATGGAAGCGACAGAGCAATCCGATGTTAGACTAAAAAGCAAAACCGGCGACATTCAAGTTAGCTATAAAACAGCCCCGTCCTCCCTTCAGCTATCGACGAGTGGTGAGATTGTCAAAATTGACCTGTCAAACTTTGATCAACAGACCCGTCAAATCGGGGATGGCGCAAATCAACTTTCCATCGAAACGAAAGATGGTGTGATCAATGTAAAATAA